In Desulforhopalus sp., a single genomic region encodes these proteins:
- a CDS encoding amidohydrolase family protein: MQILSAQWIVPIAAPIIAEGSLVVGNERILDIGKRKDILARYPGLPERSYDSVIMPGLINAHIHLELAHLNCIAPANKESSFTDWISQVISMRESWMGNRYEIVAAFTSLLCDQYASGVALVADIGNEMYPELYDQPQEDWPEVYRMLEFLAPSHKALLAAEEKIANLADRYPICVHAAYSTASRALLSAKLRSRRLGQVLSIHAAESADELDFLQNGSGKFRDFLEKRKSWDGVFTFDEQGFAGTVVYFDHLGILDDQTLLVHAIHVSEYELKLVTERRAHICLCPGSNRFLAVGKAPVKKMLALGLLPALGTDSPASNKDIDLWREMQVLSFEHPDVPHESILAMATLGGAYALHRDNDYGSLTPGRCAKILHVSSIALQGCRDMRQIMEILVTDGRPSKISWITADS; this comes from the coding sequence ATGCAAATTCTCTCTGCCCAATGGATAGTTCCCATCGCTGCACCGATTATTGCCGAGGGGAGTCTCGTAGTAGGCAATGAGAGAATTCTAGATATCGGAAAGCGTAAAGATATCCTTGCAAGGTATCCGGGATTGCCGGAGCGAAGTTATGACTCGGTTATCATGCCCGGTCTCATCAACGCCCACATTCACCTCGAATTAGCACATCTTAACTGTATCGCACCGGCAAATAAAGAAAGCTCGTTTACCGACTGGATTTCGCAAGTTATCTCTATGCGGGAAAGCTGGATGGGGAATCGTTATGAGATTGTCGCAGCTTTCACTTCTCTTCTTTGTGATCAGTATGCCTCCGGCGTTGCATTGGTCGCCGATATTGGTAATGAGATGTACCCTGAGTTGTATGATCAACCCCAGGAGGATTGGCCAGAAGTTTACAGAATGCTTGAATTTCTGGCTCCCAGTCACAAGGCATTGCTGGCAGCAGAAGAGAAAATTGCCAATCTTGCTGATCGCTATCCCATATGTGTTCATGCAGCCTATTCAACTGCTTCACGTGCGCTTCTGTCTGCCAAACTGAGAAGCAGGCGGCTTGGCCAGGTTCTTTCAATACATGCCGCTGAGAGCGCTGACGAGCTTGACTTCCTGCAAAATGGTAGCGGCAAATTCCGTGATTTTCTTGAGAAAAGAAAAAGCTGGGATGGTGTATTTACCTTTGATGAGCAGGGTTTTGCTGGGACTGTTGTCTATTTTGATCATCTTGGGATACTTGATGATCAAACCTTGTTGGTTCATGCGATTCACGTTTCTGAATATGAGTTAAAACTCGTGACTGAACGGAGAGCACATATCTGTTTGTGCCCTGGCAGCAACCGATTCCTGGCTGTTGGCAAGGCTCCCGTCAAAAAAATGCTTGCTCTCGGATTACTACCGGCTTTGGGGACTGATTCACCGGCTTCTAACAAAGATATTGATCTCTGGCGCGAGATGCAGGTGTTGTCTTTTGAACATCCCGATGTGCCACATGAATCAATTCTGGCAATGGCCACTTTGGGAGGGGCGTATGCCCTCCATAGAGACAATGACTATGGGAGCTTGACTCCCGGTCGATGCGCCAAGATACTTCACGTTTCATCGATAGCCCTCCAGGGTTGTCGTGATATGCGGCAAATTATGGAAATACTGGTGACTGACGGAAGACCTTCAAAAATATCCTGGATAACAGCTGATTCTTAA
- the mqnC gene encoding dehypoxanthine futalosine cyclase translates to MQLDEIRNKIISGLRINDDEFLELEQSEDLLQLGFLADIVRQRKHPGKLVTYVIDRNINYTDICISACKFCAFYKDPEDKTGYLLSFSELAEKIHETQALGGTQILLQGGLHPDKPLEYYEEMLQFMKQTGIHVHGFSPPEVCHFANLSGKPVKEVLRRLIAAGLDSIPGGGAEILSDRVRQTVAPKKCSADQWLAVMEEAHHQGLKTSATMMFGHIESREERLEHLRRLRQLQDKTGGFTAFIPWPFQPGNSALTDITKVTAVGYLRMLAMSRIYLDNFDNIQASWVTQGPKVAQVSLSFGANDFGSTMIEENVVAAAGVSFRLSEQEIRRLVTDAGFQPAQRRMDYSLVQ, encoded by the coding sequence ATGCAACTCGATGAAATTAGAAATAAAATAATTTCCGGCCTACGCATAAACGACGATGAGTTCCTTGAGCTTGAACAAAGCGAAGATCTTCTTCAGCTCGGTTTCCTCGCTGATATTGTCCGTCAACGGAAACATCCTGGAAAGCTTGTAACCTACGTTATCGATAGAAATATCAACTATACCGATATTTGCATATCAGCCTGTAAATTTTGCGCATTTTACAAAGACCCAGAAGACAAGACCGGTTATCTGTTAAGCTTTTCCGAGTTGGCTGAGAAAATACATGAAACTCAGGCATTAGGAGGGACCCAGATCCTCTTGCAAGGAGGTCTCCATCCGGATAAGCCACTTGAATACTATGAGGAAATGCTTCAGTTTATGAAGCAAACCGGGATTCATGTGCACGGTTTTTCCCCTCCGGAAGTCTGCCATTTTGCAAATCTTTCAGGAAAACCGGTAAAAGAGGTTTTGCGTCGACTTATTGCCGCCGGGCTTGATTCGATTCCGGGAGGAGGAGCTGAAATTCTTAGTGATCGGGTGCGTCAAACAGTCGCTCCGAAGAAATGCAGCGCCGATCAATGGCTTGCGGTTATGGAAGAGGCGCATCATCAGGGTTTGAAAACCTCGGCGACAATGATGTTCGGCCATATTGAGTCTCGGGAGGAACGGCTTGAGCATCTCCGCCGGCTCAGGCAACTTCAAGATAAAACCGGCGGATTTACAGCGTTCATTCCCTGGCCATTTCAGCCCGGTAACTCCGCATTGACAGACATTACTAAGGTGACCGCAGTTGGATATTTGCGAATGTTGGCAATGTCTCGGATATATCTCGATAACTTTGACAATATTCAAGCTTCATGGGTGACCCAGGGACCAAAGGTTGCCCAGGTTTCCCTCTCATTTGGGGCTAATGACTTCGGCAGTACTATGATAGAAGAAAATGTCGTTGCCGCCGCCGGAGTAAGTTTCAGACTATCCGAACAAGAAATTCGGAGACTGGTAACGGATGCCGGGTTCCAGCCTGCACAACGGCGTATGGATTACAGCTTGGTACAATAG
- the mqnE gene encoding aminofutalosine synthase MqnE: MGTILEKISSKERLSLADGLLLYKTKDIIALGYLANLVKQRKNGDNAYFIYNQHINYSNICTNLCKFCAFGRDKDSELAFEMSVEEVKQKVRERLDEPITEIHMVGGIHPDLPFQYYIELLQGIKEVRPEVHIQAFTCVEIAHLAELAGRSVAETLQLLKVAGLGSLPGGGAEVFSSRVRQLTCEKKLSGHEWLEVAKIAHKQGLNTNATMLYGHIETIEERLEHLAALREAQDETKGFLSFIPLAFHPKNTSMSDLARTTGYDDLKNIAVSRLFLDNFPHIKAYWVMIGPQMAQIALSFGADDMDGTVKEEVITHMAGAETAQAIGSRTLIRLIREAGRIPIQRDTLYNAIEVHI; this comes from the coding sequence TTGGGAACTATCCTGGAAAAGATCTCAAGCAAAGAAAGACTTAGTTTAGCTGATGGTTTGTTGCTGTATAAAACTAAAGATATCATAGCTTTAGGATATCTTGCAAATCTGGTTAAGCAAAGAAAGAATGGTGATAATGCTTACTTTATTTACAATCAGCATATCAACTATTCAAATATTTGTACGAACCTCTGCAAATTTTGTGCTTTTGGCCGGGATAAGGACTCTGAGCTTGCCTTTGAAATGAGCGTGGAGGAGGTTAAACAAAAAGTCAGAGAGCGCCTGGATGAGCCGATCACCGAGATTCACATGGTTGGCGGTATTCATCCGGATCTGCCTTTTCAGTATTATATTGAGCTGTTGCAAGGTATTAAAGAGGTCCGTCCGGAGGTTCATATTCAGGCTTTCACCTGTGTGGAAATCGCCCATCTGGCAGAATTGGCCGGGCGATCGGTTGCTGAAACCCTCCAATTATTAAAAGTGGCCGGGCTTGGATCACTTCCAGGGGGTGGGGCAGAAGTTTTCAGCTCGAGAGTCCGGCAACTCACCTGTGAGAAAAAGCTGTCAGGGCATGAATGGCTTGAGGTTGCAAAGATAGCGCACAAACAGGGATTGAATACCAATGCGACCATGCTGTATGGCCACATTGAGACAATAGAGGAGCGATTAGAACACCTTGCGGCGTTAAGGGAAGCACAGGATGAAACTAAAGGTTTTCTTTCTTTCATCCCTCTCGCTTTTCATCCCAAAAATACCAGTATGTCTGATCTCGCGAGGACTACAGGTTACGATGATTTAAAAAATATTGCAGTCAGTCGTTTGTTTCTCGATAATTTCCCGCACATTAAGGCCTATTGGGTTATGATTGGCCCACAAATGGCACAAATTGCCCTGTCTTTTGGGGCGGACGATATGGATGGAACTGTTAAAGAGGAGGTTATTACCCATATGGCCGGTGCTGAAACTGCCCAGGCTATAGGGAGCCGGACACTCATCAGGCTCATCCGGGAAGCGGGGCGTATTCCAATACAAAGAGATACTCTGTATAACGCCATCGAAGTGCATATCTAG
- a CDS encoding sigma-70 family RNA polymerase sigma factor, whose protein sequence is MLPELKENLLKAGKEEGCISFDDLNELLPDDIKDPNEIESIFNFLGANSIEIVTVEKSGEKRTLSGEVWEKTDESSSEVSQEEDIVMADDETHEAEETTTTYLREMGRFDLLTPDEEAKYSKTIRQGFEAIISAIREDNSGVKEVHILCERIDLWEKRDPTLKPKKQQLNFMRYTILSAAKKYPDIRELFELQAKLEAYSRSIEVAKDTMIRANLRLVVSIAKRYMHQGLTLADLIQEGNLGLMRAVFRFDYTKGNKFSTYASWWIRQAITRAILDKTRTIRLPVHFLELRSQFFKAFYALFKELGREPTPLEISKATNLPMDKILSILEASREPISLETPVGDDDSTLGDFLENQESQSPYDAVQTRELSGRVNDILETLSEREEKIIRLRFGIGEKAEYTLEEIGKLFNVSRERIRQIEKKALNRLRHSSRRDKLKFFID, encoded by the coding sequence GTGCTGCCTGAACTAAAAGAAAACCTCCTCAAAGCTGGAAAGGAAGAAGGCTGCATCAGCTTCGATGATCTCAATGAGTTGTTGCCGGATGATATTAAAGACCCTAATGAAATAGAGTCGATTTTTAACTTTCTGGGAGCGAACTCAATAGAGATCGTTACTGTTGAAAAAAGTGGTGAAAAACGGACTCTGTCGGGTGAAGTATGGGAAAAAACGGATGAGTCTTCTTCCGAGGTTAGCCAAGAAGAAGATATTGTCATGGCTGATGACGAGACCCACGAAGCGGAGGAAACCACCACCACCTATCTTCGCGAAATGGGGCGTTTTGACCTTCTTACTCCCGACGAAGAGGCGAAATACAGCAAAACCATTCGCCAGGGTTTTGAAGCAATAATAAGTGCTATTCGTGAGGACAATTCAGGAGTGAAAGAGGTTCACATCCTTTGTGAACGGATTGACCTCTGGGAAAAACGTGATCCAACGCTCAAGCCGAAAAAGCAGCAGCTTAATTTTATGCGCTATACGATCTTGAGTGCGGCTAAAAAGTATCCGGATATCAGGGAATTGTTCGAACTCCAAGCAAAGCTTGAAGCATATAGCCGCTCGATAGAGGTTGCCAAGGATACCATGATCCGGGCCAACCTCCGCTTGGTAGTTTCGATTGCTAAACGTTATATGCATCAAGGACTAACCCTTGCTGATCTAATTCAAGAGGGAAATCTTGGATTGATGAGAGCGGTGTTTCGCTTTGATTACACAAAGGGAAACAAGTTCTCCACGTATGCCAGTTGGTGGATACGGCAAGCGATTACAAGAGCGATTCTTGACAAGACCAGAACGATTCGTTTGCCGGTCCACTTTCTCGAACTGAGAAGTCAGTTTTTTAAGGCATTTTACGCTCTTTTTAAAGAGCTGGGAAGAGAACCAACTCCTCTGGAAATATCCAAAGCAACCAATTTGCCGATGGATAAAATCCTCTCCATTCTCGAAGCATCGAGGGAACCGATTTCTCTTGAAACGCCGGTCGGTGACGATGATTCAACCCTTGGTGATTTTTTGGAAAACCAGGAATCCCAGTCACCGTATGATGCTGTGCAAACGAGAGAATTGTCCGGTAGGGTCAATGATATTCTAGAAACACTCAGTGAGAGAGAAGAGAAAATAATTCGTCTACGTTTCGGTATTGGTGAAAAGGCGGAATATACCCTTGAGGAGATCGGAAAACTTTTTAATGTCTCTCGGGAACGTATCCGGCAGATCGAGAAAAAAGCCCTTAACCGCTTACGTCATTCAAGTCGTCGCGATAAATTGAAATTTTTCATCGATTGA
- the malQ gene encoding 4-alpha-glucanotransferase, protein MQKKRSSGILAHITSLPSPFGIGDIGPSSYAFLDYLVDCGQSYWQFLPTGPVSEIFDNSPYMSTSAFAGSSLLISPELLFQEGLIARSDLDHVPSFSPYTTDFEKVRGYKDALLRQAFRNFKPFKTPGYESFINSNTWLNEYALFMTLKEIFNNSGWFQWPSQIASADRKSLKLLIDQHDEKINYYRFQQFEFFRQWQLLRQYAKQKQIFLIGDLPIYVSYDSADVWAHQAIFSLNRQTLRPINIAGVPPDYFSETGQRWGNPLYDWHARDIKVQEQLLNWWTARFSTLFELVDMTRIDHFRGFESFWAIPEEDATAMGGKWLKGPGADFFHQITKRLGPLNILAEDLGIITPEVEALRLELGYPGMKVLQFAFDGNPENSYLPYNFQSPECVVYTGTHDNDTTVGWYLSNAIPDSLRETIKRTANRSLHDATGVHHDFIFLAHSSIAILSILPLQDVLGFGNDCKMNTPGVPRGNWRWRCAKEFLTSNTAEYLKNSTNLFGRGRHLRPIC, encoded by the coding sequence ATGCAAAAAAAACGATCTAGTGGCATACTCGCCCATATAACATCCCTTCCCTCACCGTTTGGCATTGGTGATATCGGGCCATCAAGCTATGCATTTTTAGATTATTTGGTCGATTGCGGCCAAAGCTATTGGCAATTTCTGCCAACTGGCCCAGTCAGTGAGATTTTTGACAATTCACCATACATGAGTACTTCTGCATTTGCCGGCTCCTCCCTGCTCATCTCCCCAGAGCTGCTTTTCCAAGAAGGACTTATAGCCCGATCGGATCTAGACCATGTTCCCAGTTTTTCTCCATACACCACTGACTTTGAAAAAGTTCGTGGGTACAAGGATGCCTTATTGCGTCAGGCTTTTCGGAATTTCAAGCCCTTTAAAACTCCAGGCTACGAGTCATTCATCAATTCTAATACATGGTTGAATGAATACGCATTATTTATGACTTTGAAAGAAATTTTCAACAACTCTGGATGGTTTCAATGGCCATCGCAGATAGCATCAGCCGACAGAAAATCACTTAAATTACTTATCGATCAGCACGATGAAAAGATAAATTATTATCGATTTCAGCAATTTGAATTCTTCAGACAATGGCAACTGCTTCGTCAGTATGCAAAACAAAAGCAAATTTTCCTCATCGGGGACCTGCCAATCTACGTCAGCTATGACAGTGCCGATGTCTGGGCTCACCAGGCAATTTTTTCTCTCAATCGGCAAACCCTTCGACCAATAAATATTGCCGGCGTCCCTCCTGATTATTTCAGTGAGACTGGCCAACGATGGGGCAACCCACTTTATGATTGGCACGCCCGCGATATCAAGGTGCAAGAACAGCTACTAAACTGGTGGACTGCCCGTTTTTCAACACTTTTTGAGCTCGTGGACATGACTCGCATCGACCATTTCAGAGGTTTTGAGTCCTTTTGGGCTATCCCAGAGGAAGATGCCACAGCCATGGGTGGGAAATGGTTAAAAGGACCGGGTGCTGACTTTTTCCACCAAATTACCAAGAGGCTCGGACCACTCAATATACTTGCTGAAGACCTCGGTATTATCACACCTGAGGTAGAGGCGTTACGTTTAGAACTAGGTTATCCTGGGATGAAGGTCTTACAATTTGCCTTTGATGGCAACCCGGAAAACAGTTACTTGCCTTATAATTTCCAATCGCCGGAATGTGTTGTTTATACTGGAACACATGACAACGACACAACCGTCGGCTGGTATTTGAGCAATGCCATACCCGACAGCCTTCGCGAAACCATAAAAAGAACCGCGAACAGATCCTTACATGATGCGACTGGGGTTCACCACGATTTTATTTTTCTGGCCCATTCATCCATAGCCATACTCTCCATCCTCCCCCTCCAAGATGTTTTGGGATTCGGCAACGACTGCAAGATGAATACACCTGGCGTTCCCAGAGGAAATTGGCGATGGCGATGCGCCAAAGAATTTCTTACTTCCAACACAGCAGAATATCTAAAAAACTCAACAAATCTTTTTGGCCGGGGAAGACACTTAAGGCCAATTTGCTGA
- a CDS encoding RNA-binding S4 domain-containing protein has protein sequence MSEQYQNVRVASLPIRLGQFLKLANIAQDGYEATMRIQNGEVKVNGEIETKRGKKLQVLDTISVAGIEWRIVPPE, from the coding sequence ATGTCAGAACAATACCAGAACGTTAGAGTTGCTAGCTTGCCGATCCGTCTTGGGCAATTCCTTAAACTCGCCAATATTGCACAAGACGGCTATGAGGCGACTATGCGAATACAGAACGGTGAAGTGAAAGTAAATGGCGAAATAGAGACCAAAAGAGGTAAAAAACTTCAGGTGCTAGACACAATCTCCGTTGCCGGTATTGAATGGCGTATCGTACCTCCTGAATAA
- a CDS encoding leucyl aminopeptidase: MKNTKVVVLNKNIEVFSGDLLVVLVTLDENGACRGDNLFHALLQSMADYKEFSGKKDEQILLYPPFDVLAGKLRCRRLLFVGLGYWKGIIDINEQYELLRIAGGSIASKCKSCSASHVGIYIPSSGDIQDSAVGEYLIEGILLGNYQFLKYKTKRDKEDLYPGLSKIDLLVNKNSSGIRGCATKAINSANAVNSARDMANEPGNGWTPTHFAQYAMDLGKTLQLHCTVFEKADMANLGMGGILAVNQGSEEPPKLIVLEYVPPKKGPTILLVGKGLTFDSGGVSLKPAQGMMDMKYDMCGGAAVLAAMAAIGREQPNVRVVAIVPATDNMAGGGALKPGDIITHYGGITVEIESTDAEGRLILADALAYGIEKYQPDWVIDLATLTGSVIFALGHHYSGLLSNNEQLAEKLIAISKVCCEPLWRLPLGEMYVKQIKSQVADIKNTGGKPAGCITAAEYLHQFVGTTPWAHIDIAGTAWDFTEKSYIPKGPSGFGVRTLIELIRRWEGSE; the protein is encoded by the coding sequence ATGAAAAATACAAAGGTTGTCGTTTTAAATAAAAATATTGAGGTTTTTTCCGGAGATCTTCTAGTAGTTTTGGTAACTTTAGATGAAAATGGAGCCTGTAGGGGTGATAATCTCTTTCACGCACTTTTACAATCAATGGCGGATTACAAAGAATTTTCAGGGAAAAAAGACGAACAGATTTTGTTATATCCACCCTTTGATGTGTTAGCGGGAAAACTCCGCTGCCGTAGGCTTCTGTTTGTTGGTTTGGGATATTGGAAGGGAATTATCGATATAAATGAACAATATGAATTATTACGGATAGCCGGAGGATCAATTGCCAGTAAGTGCAAGAGTTGTAGTGCATCGCATGTTGGCATATATATTCCAAGCTCGGGAGATATTCAGGATAGTGCCGTAGGAGAATATCTGATCGAGGGGATACTCCTTGGAAATTACCAATTCCTCAAATACAAAACCAAAAGAGATAAGGAAGACCTTTACCCAGGGCTTTCAAAGATTGATTTGCTGGTGAACAAAAATAGTTCGGGTATTCGTGGTTGCGCTACTAAGGCTATCAATAGCGCAAACGCTGTAAATTCAGCAAGAGATATGGCCAATGAGCCCGGAAATGGTTGGACTCCAACACATTTTGCACAGTATGCTATGGACCTTGGCAAAACGCTCCAATTACACTGTACGGTTTTTGAAAAAGCAGACATGGCTAATCTTGGCATGGGCGGGATCCTTGCTGTCAATCAAGGTTCAGAGGAACCTCCAAAACTGATTGTCCTCGAATATGTTCCTCCTAAAAAGGGACCGACCATTCTCTTAGTTGGCAAAGGATTGACCTTTGATTCAGGAGGAGTGAGCCTTAAACCTGCCCAAGGGATGATGGACATGAAGTATGACATGTGCGGAGGGGCGGCGGTATTAGCGGCAATGGCAGCCATTGGCCGTGAACAACCAAACGTCAGGGTCGTTGCAATTGTTCCCGCTACGGATAACATGGCAGGTGGCGGTGCCTTGAAACCAGGAGATATTATTACTCATTACGGTGGAATAACGGTAGAAATTGAAAGTACTGATGCGGAAGGACGACTGATTCTTGCTGATGCACTGGCCTATGGAATAGAGAAGTATCAACCTGATTGGGTCATTGATTTGGCGACACTCACCGGCTCAGTGATTTTTGCGTTGGGGCATCACTATTCTGGTTTGTTGAGCAATAACGAACAACTAGCTGAGAAACTAATTGCAATTAGTAAGGTTTGTTGTGAACCTCTCTGGCGCTTGCCTCTGGGCGAAATGTATGTAAAACAGATAAAATCACAGGTTGCCGACATTAAGAATACCGGCGGGAAACCGGCGGGATGCATAACCGCAGCTGAATATCTTCACCAGTTTGTCGGCACAACACCCTGGGCTCATATAGACATTGCCGGCACGGCTTGGGATTTTACGGAGAAATCATATATTCCAAAAGGTCCTTCTGGCTTTGGAGTGAGAACCCTGATCGAATTGATCAGGCGATGGGAAGGTAGCGAGTAG
- a CDS encoding CNNM domain-containing protein: MLIEIIALSAISTLILAALCTLCEAVICSITFNQIEILKKSHHATAEYLHSLRTNIDDSTTALLTLKITAIIIGTTVAGIASAKAFGNQYLWLFTVFFSLCILIFSFFISKAIGANYAYKLAPYITYPLLMLVVLLKPFIRLCQSLFRLLPQKTEEKMSTRGQRTIAPFSLDSTDLEANEAKVISNIIDLKHKIVRQVMTPRTVTFSLNEHMTVGNAVAKLNELSSHSRIPIYNREPNNVTGIIMRKDILQAATEGKNKLTLTKFKHPANFVPETARLNRILIEFFDHRQHLFFVVDEYGTMTGIISMEDVLEEIIGREIVDESDNTKDMRELARARNIESRRNLRKTSKNKGLSL; encoded by the coding sequence TTGTTAATCGAGATCATCGCATTATCCGCTATTAGTACACTAATATTAGCAGCTCTTTGCACTCTTTGCGAAGCAGTTATCTGTTCAATTACCTTCAATCAGATAGAAATTCTCAAAAAGAGTCACCATGCTACTGCCGAATATCTCCATTCCCTCCGCACAAATATTGATGACTCTACAACCGCACTTCTTACCTTAAAAATCACAGCGATTATCATCGGCACCACTGTTGCCGGTATCGCTTCAGCAAAAGCCTTCGGCAATCAATATCTCTGGTTGTTCACCGTCTTCTTTAGCCTTTGCATCCTGATTTTTTCATTTTTTATATCGAAAGCTATCGGAGCAAACTATGCATATAAACTTGCTCCATACATCACATATCCACTGCTCATGCTGGTTGTCCTTCTCAAACCATTTATCAGACTTTGCCAAAGTCTTTTCAGATTGCTCCCTCAAAAAACAGAAGAAAAGATGTCGACACGGGGACAGCGGACCATCGCCCCATTCTCACTGGATTCCACTGACCTCGAAGCAAACGAGGCTAAAGTCATCAGCAATATAATCGATCTGAAACATAAAATCGTTAGACAGGTGATGACCCCGAGGACGGTCACATTCTCTCTCAACGAACACATGACGGTTGGCAACGCAGTGGCCAAACTTAACGAATTAAGCAGCCATAGCCGAATCCCCATATATAACCGTGAACCGAATAACGTTACCGGCATCATCATGCGCAAGGACATCCTTCAGGCAGCCACTGAAGGAAAAAACAAGCTAACCTTGACAAAATTTAAACATCCTGCGAATTTCGTCCCGGAAACTGCAAGATTAAACCGAATACTCATCGAATTTTTCGATCATAGGCAACATCTCTTCTTCGTTGTTGATGAATATGGCACCATGACTGGGATTATTTCCATGGAGGATGTGCTTGAAGAAATTATCGGAAGAGAAATTGTTGACGAATCCGACAATACTAAGGACATGCGCGAGCTAGCCCGCGCTAGAAATATCGAATCCCGCAGAAACCTTAGAAAAACCAGTAAAAACAAGGGACTCAGTTTATAG
- a CDS encoding trypsin-like peptidase domain-containing protein: MNKSYIAVFVVLFLGLWVLIDPVQRLYYSSKAEPRVVAARGDLATDEQNTIDIFRNNSQSVVHVTSIALRRGFFSMNAVEIPQGTGTGFIWDNMGRIVTNFHVISDASRVQVTMADNTTHKAILVGAAPDKDIAVLQIDAPGYQLRPITIGSSKDLQVGQKVFAIGNPFGLDQTITSGIISALNREITAITGRVIPGAIQTDAAINPGNSGGPLLDSAGRLIGINTSIYSPSGAYAGIGFAVAVDIVNQIVPQLIKHGKVIKPGIGVTLVDERIVKDMGIQGALILGIEKDSPAAKAGLRPTTQYRGDVVLGDIIVAVGKTKVQSYEDLHTALERLNVGAEIMLTIVRDGETFEVPIRLAAIN, encoded by the coding sequence TTGAATAAATCCTATATCGCTGTTTTTGTAGTTCTTTTTCTGGGTTTATGGGTGCTGATCGATCCTGTTCAGCGGTTATATTATTCCTCGAAAGCTGAACCCCGAGTCGTAGCAGCCAGGGGTGATTTGGCGACTGATGAGCAAAATACTATCGACATTTTCCGCAATAATTCTCAGTCGGTGGTGCATGTAACCAGTATCGCCCTGAGACGGGGATTTTTCTCAATGAACGCCGTTGAGATACCGCAAGGTACTGGGACCGGCTTCATTTGGGATAACATGGGTCGTATAGTCACTAATTTTCACGTAATTAGTGATGCCAGTCGGGTACAGGTGACGATGGCCGATAACACTACTCACAAGGCCATCTTGGTCGGAGCTGCGCCCGATAAGGATATAGCGGTACTGCAGATTGATGCTCCGGGCTACCAACTGCGACCGATAACCATAGGAAGTTCAAAAGATCTTCAGGTTGGACAGAAAGTCTTTGCTATTGGCAATCCCTTTGGTCTTGACCAAACAATAACCTCGGGAATTATTTCTGCTCTGAATAGGGAAATTACAGCAATAACCGGCCGGGTTATCCCGGGAGCGATTCAGACTGATGCCGCTATCAATCCCGGAAATTCCGGTGGACCTCTACTGGATAGTGCTGGGAGATTGATAGGGATTAATACCTCAATCTACAGCCCATCCGGAGCGTATGCAGGAATTGGTTTTGCCGTGGCGGTTGATATTGTCAACCAGATCGTCCCGCAACTCATCAAACACGGCAAGGTGATAAAACCAGGAATAGGGGTGACTCTGGTAGATGAGCGGATTGTAAAGGACATGGGTATCCAAGGGGCACTCATCCTTGGGATAGAAAAAGACAGTCCTGCAGCAAAAGCCGGGTTGCGGCCAACAACCCAATACCGGGGGGACGTGGTACTGGGTGATATCATTGTCGCTGTTGGGAAAACTAAGGTCCAATCATACGAAGATTTGCACACTGCACTCGAACGTCTCAACGTCGGGGCGGAGATCATGTTGACAATTGTGAGAGACGGTGAAACCTTCGAAGTGCCCATCCGCCTTGCCGCTATAAACTGA